tctacttatattgtttcaagagtttataagttcatgtgttgaaagcatacttgtgattcatgaaataaactttaaagtttactttccttaaagatcaagcttaggcttgaatctttaaagtatgcaaaccatgaacttaattacttgtttacttagccaattacttcatttacttgcactttaatttcatgatttttgttattattggtcaagtgttactagttaaccttgatctcatttctcttgaactaaaagttaactttactagttcaagaacatgcaaatgaaactttttgaatataactttgtatacttatgattcatctagacttttgagtcttggatcttcaagatctaactaaagaactatgttctacatcttaagatcttgattagttagtttactttcaagtttgtaacttgttattagctttaaagtccatgtaggtgttagatctaagaccttgatgcaactttggttcatcaaacttcatacaactcttaagtgagttgtgcttcatgtcttagacttgcacatgggttatgatggtcaagacttggttaagatgatgtagatacatcaatgagttgtacacttgaagctatatgcatcaaggatgagaagcatgatgaacatcaagcaccaagaccaccggaacccttttaaactcactgttctgtccaaaagctactgatctgatgtttctgtaacagaccagtagacctgggctattctaaccttgatttttagatagaacttttcgagtagataacttttcatataggactcgtcttaatccgagttacggtttaggatttatggccctccgatcgttactatgtcttttaacgttgtgcagaaatttcagacctactcgcacttaaaccgtcaccacagttaaacgaagacgagtttgcttctgtaaattttaccacacttaagggactcatatacggagccatggccactggtctcaccttaattcagtaagggtagaggccgtggtgaatgatcgaagtcagcctttgttttaaactactttcataaacgaaacctactttacgtcttttgtttgatgatgaatgatgatgacccttaagaccttaattacataattttaaacctattaagacgatttactgacttagtactatttgacttaggttgaggacttcagaccgtttacttgcacacctttcccgactactactttaccgctacatatcattgtgagttatagcattccctttttactttaacttattttgggaactgagaatacatgcggattttatgttttacatactaggcacgagtacttaaacttatatatgtgtgggttatataacggcagaaacattccctttagctcggtaacgtttaatcattggtttttgaaccgtgaacgcgaatcttagatatggatccatagggtttgacatcctcactcgggctagtcgcgctagcatttaacgagtgtttaatacttcgtaaacatacgcacttgtcaagtgtactttcagggggtataaacgttaagttagttaccaagtgcccaaggTTAACATatgctttatcatactgttttgaaacgctctttgtagcactgaaatctcgtagcctacctacatactgttatacttaaactatagctcaccaacctttgtgttgacgtttttaagcatgtttttctcaggtgcttgaggttagcttccgctgtgtactagtcgtgctgtagacacccgctgcttagagttgctatcgcatgaactactttattttgcattcaaacattcgtacttttgaactatgacttgtaacgaccattgtggtcacatacacttattatttgcttctacttagtgaagcatgcttttgaaatgtaaaacatttgatgtcggttatgacatcacctttttatcgtgaatgcaacttctttaattacagcatatagtacttaaccttgtaatgatcctgttgttgatgattcgtacacaatggttttgtacggggcatcacaagaaCCACCATCCTTTTCAATTATAGCCATAACTGTGGTAGTAATAGTACTGATAAGAAAAATATGGATCGTTTTAAAGATCACCGAGATAGGATTTACACATTtcctgctctgataccagttattagttcacagtaattgaactatgaacaccagactctcaattaaacaataaataagaattattagtgcagaaattgagagaacacgataatagAATAGAAGACAAATAATATTAATCGTAAAAAGTGCATACATCAAATGAAccatacgtccctatttatacagataaaaatcaaatctggagatttggtttccaaaactacttagctataaatatggaaaagataaactaaaaacaaaTCAAATTTGCTAATAACTAGGAAGTAAATTCTGGAGATAAAAACAAATCTTCtaaacaaatcttcttaaataacaagcatatctccagaatattctatggcttttgcttcaagaaatcttcaaacgtttactccagcaattccagagtctgtaacttcagactctaaatctccagactctaaaatctgcaaaatgtttttgactcatcagattattattttcattttcccaACAGAATCAAACTTTTGGTATCATTATATGTGGGGTCCGTATACCCCGATTTGTCCCAGTTTTCTCCAAGACGGTTAGCATCACCCCTATTAACTATCATGGAATATCCAAAATCAGATAACTTGGGTTCCCAGTTGTCATCTAGTAAAATTTTCGAGCTCTTAATATTACCAAGTATTACACTCATACCCTCATCTCAAAGGATATCATTATGTAGGTAACTTAAAGCATGTGCAACACCAACACATATATGCAGTCTTTGCATCCATGTGAGTGTTTGGGAGCCACTTAAATATTTGTTGAGACTTGCGTTAGCCATGTGCTTTCTTATAAATATAAAATCATCACCACTCTTAGAGAACTTAAACATAGACGGGATGTTTTTATGATTAGCTTGGAAAGAAATAAAAACCTCTTTGACTGCATTAAACCGTGGATATAGTCCTGCCACGACATTGATCAACCGTCCAGATTCACAAGTTAGTTGACCTTTGTAAAGCTTTATACCAGTTGTTCTTCCTTGGGAGATGATATTTTCATCAGCAAAGTTGTTAGTGGCTGCTGCTATCTCTTCATATGGGATATATAAGCTCTGAGTGTATTCATCGAGAGTCATAATCGATGTGTTAGTGGAAGATGAAGACATGATGTTTAGGGGATTGATCAAATAAATAATAACAAGAGCATATTATGAAGATAAAATTTTAAACAATTAATAAGATTGAAAAAAGCACTGAACAAAAGGTTTTGATTCCTGTTTTGATATTTTTTGGGTGGGGTATTAAATTAAAATACAAGTTTAAATCTacaaattgttataattcagtaggcttataactacctttactggtttgattcttgatgttataattcagtaggcttataactacctttagtgatttgattcttgattaagaatactaataatgaagtgtaagaacaaagatgataatggagagaaagaaagaaacactttgtaagtgtgagaaatggtgcaagtttaatgcttgcattcatggctatttatagcaaaaatatcacaagtttaggtaatacaataatattacttttttgtatcaataattgactatccatttatatatatatatatttatatattataacactccccttggatagcaattttgtttgttgaagatcaactgtaagttactgcctcgttaaaaaccttgctaaagaaaacccagtgggaaaaaaactttagctaagggaaaaagagtgcagcatggagttgactccccctcaagtagacatcgcttcagttgttacatcttttgaacatgtctcatgccaatgttatgaacgtgtgttctgaaaatagcagttggaagtgctttcgtgaaaagatcagcagagtttttgctggattgaacatatctcattttaatctcgttgtccttaatgagattttgagtgtatgagaagaatctaggaggtatgtgtttggttcggtcacttttgatatacccttatttcatctgtgctatgcaagctgcattatcttcatagatagttgttggacttttatcgcgttctagtccacaagaatcagtaatgagttgtgtcattgatctcaaccaaaaacattcacgagtagcttcatgtaatgcaatcacttcggcatgatttgatgatgttgcaacaagtgtttgtttttgagaacgccatgatattgcagtaccttcatttaggaatacatatccaatttgagatttagctttatgtggatcagataaataacctgcatctgcataaccagccaaatcttgttttgattcgttagagtaaaataatcctaaatcagtagttcctcgaaggtatcgaaatatgtgtttgatcccattccagtgtcttttggtaggagcagagctgaaccttaccaacaaattaactgcaaaagaaatgtcaggtcttgtacaatttgtaagatacataagagctccaattgcactaagatatggtacttctggtccaagaatatcttcatgatcttcacatggatgaaatggatcagtttcaacattgagtgatctaacaaccataggagtacttaatggttttgccttgtccatattgaaacgtttcaaaatcttttcagtatatgttgtttgatgcacaagtaaaccattaggcatatgctcaatttgtaaaccaaggcaatacttggtttttccgagatctttcatttcaaattctttctttagaagttgaatggcttcatggatctctttatttgtacctatgatgttaagatcatcaacataaacagctatgatcacatatccggatgttgttttcttaatgaaaacacaaggacaagtaaggttatttgtataccctttgcttatcaagtaatcacttaatcggttataccacatacgtcccgattgttttaacccatataaagatctttgtaatttaatcgaatacatttctttgggttttgcatttgatgcttctggtaccttaaatccttcaggtatcttcatatatatatcactatcaagtgatccatatagataagcagtcacaacatccatgagatgcatttctaaatttttagaaactgccaggctgattaagtacctaaaagtaattgcatccataacaggggaataagtttcttcataatcaattcccggtctttgagaaaaaccttgagctacaagtctagctttataccttgtaacttcatttttctcatttctttttcggacaaaaatccatctgtatcctacaggtttcacatctttaggagtgagaatgatggatccgaaaacttttcttttattgagtgattctaattcagctcgtattgcttctttccattgagcccaatcatgtctattttgacattcaaccatagatgttggttctggatcatcatcattattcatgatgtcatatgcaacattaaatgaaaatttctcatcaagatttttcatttcatttcggttccataatatttttgaatatgcataattgattgcaatttctgtattgacatcatcaatctcctctgcagtagaagtactgatttgtggttcttcttgaacactttcttttacttcattatcagctgattttctttttcgaggatttttatcctttgaaccaattggtcttccacgtttctgacgtggcaaagattcatgagtgacgttattgccagcttttggaatttcaattcgagttggagtatttactgctggtatatatgattttgtcaccgtttttgtatctgtgaatgcatcaggcaattgatttgcaagttcttgtatatgcattatcttttgaacttctatcacgcattcttttgtgcgaggatcaagatactttaattgaggttcacaccatgaaacatcattttctttattttttatttctccccctaatctaggaaacaatgtttcattaaaatgacaatcagcaaaacgtgctgtaaaaacatcacctgtcataggttcaatataccttatgattgaagatgtttcatatccaacaaatattctcaacctcctttgaggacccatttttgtacgttgtggtggcgcaattggaacatatactgcacatccaaatgttctaaggtgggaaatatttggctcttgaccaaaagcaagttgtaggagggaatatttatgacttgcacttggtctgatgcgaatcaatgcagcagcatgtaaaattgcatgaccccatatagatacagggagttttgttctcattatcaatggtctagcgattaactgtaaacgtttaatcaatgactcggctaaaccattttgtgtatgcacatgagcagcagaatgttcaacaacaattcctatagacatgcaatagtcattaaatgcttgagatgtaaattcaccagcattatcaagtctcacccttttaatggtgtaatcagaaaaatgagctctcaatttaataatttgggcaagaaattttgcaaatgccacattatggcttgataacagaaaaacatgagaccatctgctagatgcgtctattagaaccatgaaatatctaaatggtccacatgttggatgaattggtccacatatatcaccttgaattctttcaagaaacattggtgattctttctcaaccttaagtggtgagggtctagttatcaattttccaagagagcaagatgtacatggaaccattgtatcatgatggatttttctatcatttagtggatgtccatgagtacattcaataatccttttcatcattgttgatcctggatggcctaatctgttatgccataaactgaatacaccaggatcaatatatttttcgttaactaccatatgtatttctggtacatttatatgtgtataatgtaatccagaactaagtcttggcagtttttcaaccacatgactcttgtcagtgatacttaaatatttctcattttctgttgtcactgactgataatcatacccgttaaggtatatgtcggagaaactcaataaatttctgcttgacttgggagaaaataaggcatcatttattaaaaattttgtaccatttggtagtatgaaatttgcctttcctatcccttttatcaagttagcaggtcctgatattgtatgtatagttccttccgttggttttagatcaataaaatatttctcggatttaagtatagtgtgtgtagttccactgtctgctatacagagatctccaccacttgattgatgttgtattccagcaaaattcatattgaacttcatatataagaaataaatagtgagtaaattaatattacacaatattttaaacgcaaatagatagtactgaaacatttagcaaacataatgacaaagacagacgatattaaatcgtttatttttcgaaagacacacaacttaaacattcaagaaatcttcatataaatcagatggtttctcagtgactgttggatcgacgttatccacaaagtttacttccttttctttatctttcagcgaatcctgatacatcttaacaagatgtttagatgttcggcaagtattagcccagtggcccattctaccacatatgtagcaagattcttcagaatttttagaagaattttcttcaacatcttgtttagtgggcttgttttgtggttgatatttatattttcgtggattattatttctttgaccaccacggccacgaccacgaccacgtcctcgcccattaccattaccataaggatggtttctaccatagttatggcttttggcatgatgatggtgatggttattataaccacgaccttgcccgcttCCTTGTCCctatttataattatttgcagtatttgcttcagggattgcaagtgtaccagtaggacgggattgctgatttttcattaatagctcatcattttgctctgcaaccaagagatatgaattaagttcaggatatgtgttgaactttagcattctcaaatttctttgcactgtgatgttggcagcattcattgtggagaaagttttctccaacatgtctgcatcacttatttcatgtccacagaatttaagttgtgagactgtattatacagagctgagctgtattcatttactttcttaaagtcttggaaccttaatgttctccattgatccatagcagttggaagtaaaatttctctttgattattgaatctgcttttgagactttcccataaaacatggggatcttctacagtcacataattattttgtaagcattcatcaatatgttgatgaataaagcaacatgccgttgcttgttctttttcagaacaagtgttgtttttatttatggcttcaagaatgcccattgatttaagatgcatttttacttttataacccatggcatgtagttgtttccagttgattctaaaggagtaaatttaagcttttccagattcgacattttctattaaaacaaacaacatgataaattatagtcactttatattcataagtatataaacattaaacataaatttaatataacataaatgataagtaggtgacagtgtcgaccatatgtaagcaatcattaataaatgttatataacataaatataaatattagtaaacataaatgataattaggcgacagtgtcggccaaataaatgttagataatagaaatataaatgttagtaacataaatgataattaggcgacggtgtcggccatataaatgttagataattgaaatataaatgttagtaacataaatgataattagacgacagtgtcgaccatatattattcaggtggtataaccgaccatatatcatttaggtggcagagccaaccataattagtattaagattatcgtgctgataacgtgttataattcagtaggcttataactacctttagtggtttgattcttgatgttataattcagtaggcttataactacctttagtgatttgattcttgattaagaatactaataatgaagtgtaagaacaaagatgataatggagagaaagaaagaaacactttgtaagtgtgagaaatggtgcaagtttaatgcttgcattcatggctatttatagcaaaaatatcacaagtttaggtaatacaataatattacttttgtgtatcaataattgactatccatttatatatatatatttatatattataacacaaaTTCAATTGTCTGCAACTTTGAGATAAGGTTTGatttttcattatttgattttttattttttttcttttattcctGCAACTTGACTAATTCCCACGTTATGTCCCCTTATTTTCTTGCCATGCCCTGTTTTTAATTAAAATACATGTCTGGATCTATTAACCCCACTTGTTTTTCTATTAACCCCACTTTCAATAATTTATAAAGTAATTATTTAATTACTCACCACAAGCTCATGATGgaccccaaattttttttttttaaaaagcaagaAAGTATATTAATTCAAATAAGAGCATACAAGAATGGTCAGGCCAAGAACGAGCACGACCTCAATTACAACGAATATCCATCACACAATCGGTTTGTGAGAGGACAAACCTATGAACTAACACATGCACACACAATTGCAATAATAGTAGCAATTACAGAATTACTAACTATGACAATGTAAGATACGTATTCGGATTATTCAACCACGTTAGCCAATTCAACTTTTTCTTCTTTAAACGATGAAATATCCAATCAAAAGCCTTGACTTTAATCTCATTCAACAAAACCGAGGTTGGCCAACACTTCCCACGAAAGACTTTGTTGTTACGATTTTTCCATAGATAATATGCACATACCCATTCCGTTGCTTGCCAAATGCTTTTCCCCAACGAAGACATAGACGCACCATTGTTCCCTTGAAGAGTCTCGGCCACACTTAGATTAGAAAAATTTCCAAGACCCCACCATTGATACACCCGACACAATAAGTCCATCGAGTATTTGCAAAAGATAATCGAGTGATCCACCGTTTCCACGCCATCGTCACATAATGGGCATCTTACACTATGAAGGTCAATTCCTTTTTTATCAAGCTCACTCCTAACCGGAATTCGTTTTTTGATTGCTCTCCAAACGAAGATTTCCACTTTTTTGGGAGCGAGATGGTTTCGAAGGGTTTCAGGGGTTGACCCGCCTAGTGTAATAAGTCCATCATCAATGAGGATCGAAAGAGACTTGACAGTAAAATTACCCGAGGGAGACAAACACCATGACCAAGATTCACTGCTGCTCCGATTAATCTGTAATGACTCGAGCATACTGACCATCTGATTGAGCTCAGTTCCTGTTCGGCCCACAGGCTCACGGGCCCAATTCCACGAGAAAAAATTTCCTGTTCCATTGTTGTAGATCCGATCCTGTACACAGCAGCCTTTGTCGACTTCAAGCCTGAAGAGACGAGGGAATTTTTCACGAAGCTTGAAATCTCCAGCCCACTGTGTACAAATTAACAGTGGTCAAGATTTATGTAATACTCCGTTCTTTTTGTCTATTTGGAACAAATGATCAAGGTTTACTATTCATTTCCCCAGTAATTTAAGAAATCAATTATTGTAATTTATGTAGTATTCTTGTTCTCTTTAGCAAAAAATGGCAACCATCATAAGACAAATACATATAGTAATTAGTAGTTGGTGAGTATTTGTCATATTCATATCTCTACCTCATCCTTTTTGGTGTttgtatcctaataataataataatatttcagacAATTACTTAGATGACAAAATTTGACATTTCATATTTCATATCTTATTGATACTACAACAATTACTAAAGTAAGTAACAGTTGCAAACTCAGTAACTCACCAAGATAGGAAAACAAGGAATTGATTCTGTGTTCCTACAAATTAAGTATACAGAAGGGACGAACAAATCCGTTTTCGCTGGAAGCGGACGCAATTTCTTCAAGTTCGCTTCACTTTGCGAAAACAATTGTGCATAAAAAAAATTGAGTTAAGAAGTATACATATAATTGTCGTACAACTGCATAGTTCAACACTCATATTACAACTGTCGTACAACTGAAACATCTGTCAGGACTATTATCAAACACCTTGTATACCCCATGTATGCCCCATCAATATCATTATATGAATATTACAAATTAACAAAAAAGTTACAGTAATTTAAAGAAGTCCAGTTAGTTTTAATGTGTAAGTTACAATATATCATAACTGTaatacaaattaacataaatacctTGTTTCTAGGAAggtgttgtaaaatttaataggttAGATGATTTGAATGAAGCCATGAGCTTATTAGCGGCTGAGCTCGATAAACTAGAGGGAGTGTACAAATTGTGTTAAAAATGAAATATATTTGAGTTCTCAATTTGACAACGGTCCCAAATAATCATCAGGCTTCCATTATAAACATATCTAAAAACAAAAGGATCGTTTGAAGAACTTTATCACAATACCCAAGAAAGAAGCGATACCACATTTGGATCATTTGGTAAGTAATATCATTCTTTCAATTTATAAGAGTGAACACCTTAGAAAAAAGTGAAAACATTTGAAGAAACGTGAAAGATACATCTTTTTATTGGGACGATAAATAAAAGCACAAATAGTTTTAAGTCTTGATATGTTATCTAACACATGATAACATACAAGAATATAAAGACTGTAGCGCGATGATTTAACCaccaaaatcttcgaaatctagagCTTCTTCAAAACGAGGGATGTCTTCTTTATCCATAAAGATGTACGCCTCGACTCCCTTACCTCCCGCATCGTCCATCAGAACTGTGTTGTTTTTAACCGGGGTGGTCCCAGGGGTCACCCAAACGGGCTTTCCAAAACCAAAGTCAGTTTCATAAAAAGGGAATTCACAGCAGCTACTGATCAAAACCACATTAGTCGATTCATTGAAGTTGCCAATATGTAACAAGGTATTTAAAACCAATGTTTGCCCATCTTCACTATCGTGAGATACCTTCGAGAGATCATTTAATGTTTTCTCCTCGGAAGAAGTTAAGAGGTCCGCCAATTCTTCAGTTGTTTCGTGATTCTTAGATCTTGTGTACGTAAAAGCCCAAATATTCCCACAAGAGTCTTTGGGTATTAAGGTTGCCATTCTTTCTCTTAGGCTTATAATTTGTATGAGTACAGATTCTCTTGGATAATTATTCATTTTCTGATCAACATGACGAAGAGCTTTCCAAATTATGGCCGTTACCAATTGTGACTTTGACCATTTGTGA
This genomic window from Rutidosis leptorrhynchoides isolate AG116_Rl617_1_P2 chromosome 2, CSIRO_AGI_Rlap_v1, whole genome shotgun sequence contains:
- the LOC139890378 gene encoding uncharacterized protein, whose protein sequence is MGEANLKKLRPLPAKTDLFVPSVYLICRNTESIPCFPILWAGDFKLREKFPRLFRLEVDKGCCVQDRIYNNGTGNFFSWNWAREPVGRTGTELNQMVSMLESLQINRSSSESWSWCLSPSGNFTVKSLSILIDDGLITLGGSTPETLRNHLAPKKVEIFVWRAIKKRIPVRSELDKKGIDLHSVRCPLCDDGVETVDHSIIFCKYSMDLLCRVYQWWGLGNFSNLSVAETLQGNNGASMSSLGKSIWQATEWVCAYYLWKNRNNKVFRGKCWPTSVLLNEIKVKAFDWIFHRLKKKKLNWLTWLNNPNTYLTLS